The Mangifera indica cultivar Alphonso chromosome 19, CATAS_Mindica_2.1, whole genome shotgun sequence nucleotide sequence TGCCCACAAGCTGGCCTATGCATGAGGCGGTATAAACTACCCCTGATCCACAAAAAACAAGAATCTCAAACATTTTAGTTCAGAACATATCAGATAAATTTCCATGTAGAAAGCTTCACGTTTTCACCTTGGCAGATATTCTGTCACAATTGATAGATGAGGACGCTTTGTAACTGCACCCATGAAAAGAACAACATTTGGATGCCGAATACGTTTCATAATTGCaacctaaagaaaaatataaaatacaagttAGGTAGTCATATAGAAAGACATTGTGGAATAAGGGACTCAATAAAATGATATACTGATAAGCAAACCATGCAGTCATGTTttagtgtgtatatatattgcaTCATTTCATGTAATAGCTtcaaaaatgaaactgaaacaACATCTAATAATGTATTTTGACAGTGGAAACAGGTAAACACAACATGCAACAGATGACAATGACCTTAGACAAATCAAAACATTATTACTACCTCTCTCAGAAACTCCTTCAACTGATCATCATGAAAATCTTGAACTGTCAATACCTTAACAGCAACATCCTGCATTGAGAGAATAATGAAATGCACAAAGAAATCAAGAAAGTGAACAAAAGGAAGCATAGACAAAGTATGTGACAATGCTGCCAGGTGGAGATTTCATATTTCAGCAAGAGATAATTTCAGAAGAAGAAACTTGTCCCCATGAAGTAATTATTTGAAGTATCTACATAAACACTCTGAAcagtacataaataaaattggaaaaaaccATATAGAGAAACACCATTCATGAACTAACATTTCAAAACAGATGCTAACTAGAAAGTAATAATTCAGTTTTGAAggaacaataaatatatttaaatggtGAGACCACAACAGGAAATCCCTGAGACCAAAATGTATATATCCTCAATTTGAAGAGTAATGATCAAACTAAACAATTAGTCAACTATTTACCTTCATAAAACAAGAATTGTATTTCTGATTACCTGGTCAGGTTTAAGTGACATCAATACACATTCACTATTAGTTAATATTTACCACATCCCCCGGCATAAGACCCATTTACTATCATAAGAGGATTCTATTATGTACCATGAAATTGATTCATCAGTTTAAATATGCATATTCATATAGAGAGGAGAAAATCTTGCTAATAATTTGGACGCCAAGTTTTTGACATGAAGCAGAGTCCATTTTGCATTTCTAAGATGAGACACTAAAAGGAACTTCTGAAGGCTAAAGTCTGCCATTTACCTAAAACGGCTAGCAACAGATAAGCAGTatagaaataataaatcaaCCAATCTGCCATAAAACtctatataaaatatctaatgaTAAGGTATGAAATACTAACAGATCCATGCCACTCAGCACGATGCACAGTCCCAAATGAGCCTATAAGGAGAAAAGAAGGGCATTGCTCTTAAGAATTAATCTCTCAGAGAAGCTCAAGATTCATATGCTTCAAAAAAGTGAGTTATAGTAAATAAGAAAAGAATAGAACATACCAGCACCAACTCGCTCCTTAATATGTAATTCATCCCATGAAACCTCAAGCCAGTCCATTGCAAGAGAAGGTTCCAGATTCAAGTATCTTGGGATGGTTGTTGTTGGAAATTTGCCTTGTTTGTCAAGCTTACTCTCATCCTTTTTAACCAGCTGACTGGACAAGTTTGTTTTAGGTGGCTTGACAACCTTATTTCTAATTGAACTTCCAGAAGCCATAATCTCTTTTTTGTCAGAATGTTGTATAATATTTTCCTCAGCAGGTATAGCAGGATAATCATGCTTCGATTCCCCAGTAGCATCACCCACAGCAACAGGGTTCCCTTCCAATTTCAGAGGAACCAGAGATAAATCCTTCTCAGGACTAGCTTGTTCAACAGGACCATAAATAAAATCCTTTGGACTTTCAAATAAACCAAAGTCGATCAACTGTTGACCTTCTTCCTCACTTACTGCAAGAGAGAAATATCCAGTATTCAGATGGCTACAAGCAGCATTGTCATAATTTGAAGGGAAAGTCTTTTGACATTCcactatatataaattacacAACATAAAGAAATGTTCTAGAGTAATTTAAAGCCACTAGTATTCCATGCATGCTTTCAGTTGCACGCAAGTGCATTATCATGTGGATGAGGTAATCATCCTCAACTAAAGGAATGAGAACTCCTATTTGTAGGAACAGAACAACTATTGTTATGACTCTAACCCAGTTCATTCAGTCTCCTTTATCATTCTTAAATGTGTGAAGCAATGGGTATAGGTTTCCTAACAAAGAATGTAGCATACCTGAGAACAGAGGATTTTCAGGGAAAGTGCTAGACTTATTTGAGTCCGGATCAGTAAATGGTTGCTGGAATTCCTTTAAATAGGAAACTTGAAGGGGTGATGGCATTGAAGAAAAAATTCCTCCATTGATTGAGGAATCTAGACCATGGACATTTCCCGGTTCCCCAACCAGATCAACCACATACTCTCTGTTGAATAATGTAATACGTAAGTAAACAACAAAAAGACAGctaaaatgtataataattatagtaaGAAACTGGAATACTTCATAAAATCCTCAcggagaaaaaacaaaaaatagaaactATCTTACACTTGATTTTAGTTGTGTAAGTTTTCAGTCATATGCAACTTAAAAATGGAAGTTTTGTTATGGTTTATTAGAAATGACCATTCTAACCATATAGTTCTTCTTTGATGCTAGGGAAAAACTATTTATGTAAATATTAGTTTGACTCTTCTGTTATATTTTAGTGATTCGTTTCTTATTTATTGGATTTCATGAACCTAAGCCGATTCCTAAACATATAACAGAGCTAAATAATGAATAATGTAATTTAGTACTTTAAAAGGATATCAAAATTCTGAATCCAATAGCAGCCAAATTAAATTCCCCCTAAAATCAGCATTCAGTTAGAAAAGAAAGCCAGTAACAACAgctaaaaaaattcaaccttAAGGACTGTCTGTCATCCTCTATTTTAACAAGGCAAGAAGACCGGTGATCTGCTTCACAATACTTGCATCCACGAGCTATCCGACATGGTAAACCTATGTAGTCTGCCAATTTCTGCACATGTGAAAACACATCATCTATTAGCGATCAATCATGAATggcttttctttttaatttttactgaTTCCTTATCCCTGCCATCAAAGGATAATCATGCCATTCATACACAAATGCACATGCTGACATTCACAGACCAAAATTTCTATTTACTCAATTACATTGCAGAAGTGAGTAGTGGTTTTCCATGCTAAACTTTTTGCCACTAGATATATTCTCATCTAAGTcagatttgaaataaatataaacatcaaGCAACTATATTACCTTCTTCAGTAACAGTTTTCAGTTCCTTTAAGCTTACGAAAGAAAAATAAGACATgtaagtggaaaaaaaaaagaagtgttATGTTACCTTGAATAGAATTGCTCGATGCCTGCACAGTCCCGTAGTTAGGCTGCCAATAGGGATCGCTATACACTTGCGAAATTTTCTCAGTCTCTTGCTAACTACTTTCCAGCGCTTGTGGAGAACACCTTGCTCCCAAGGAAAAGTTCctctaaaaattaaacaaactcGATGCACTGAATATCcaacaataagaaaaacaaGAGATTCAAACAAGAAGCAAATTAAGGATAATCAAACTTACCCCATGCAAATAGCAACAAGTTGGCCAAGTTTCTCCACCAAGATCAAGGTGTTTTCAGAAGCACAGTATAATTCCTGAGCTTTGTCTTCAAGCTCCTTGAGGCGTGAGTCACCATGTCTATCAATAAGAACCACTTCCATTGTGGTTTCAGTAGGCTCAATTTCTTTAAGCGAAATCAAAGATGGCAGCCGCTTTCCCTCCTCCAAATCATTGCACATCACCCACAGATACGGGTTCATCCCCAAAATGTTATAAAATCCATCTGATATCTTTTCACTGTATGCCAAGCAACCACTTACCTGAGAAGCAAAATGGTAGTgaataataaagtaaaacttAGAAAACTCATTATTCTGCTTTAAAGCATTAATCAAAAACCTTTTCGAGAGTCTCAGCTAACAAAAACTTT carries:
- the LOC123203457 gene encoding serine/threonine-protein kinase CTR1-like, whose amino-acid sequence is MPHRTTYFFPRQFPERGFDVSSSSKEVVENHEKNTLKETFNIENNRKPSSTTTKNFKTSALSDLFTRADGKFQIKIQQFAAFCDWLTEKKGSDRSSPVNSRPYSSDDDREPLLPTPESVPEPVPVSVRVPVPVTETTVIKNDRKFDSHVSLPELSSTGSSYSGSLFSGTTVDGNSSSDVKDTSTRLSTTRPEVEEEEESKHSLAQRTKESYMLLLALVRRLISQACLVGEPVIFQECLQVADAETVSYRLWVSGCLAYSEKISDGFYNILGMNPYLWVMCNDLEEGKRLPSLISLKEIEPTETTMEVVLIDRHGDSRLKELEDKAQELYCASENTLILVEKLGQLVAICMGGTFPWEQGVLHKRWKVVSKRLRKFRKCIAIPIGSLTTGLCRHRAILFKKLADYIGLPCRIARGCKYCEADHRSSCLVKIEDDRQSLREYVVDLVGEPGNVHGLDSSINGGIFSSMPSPLQVSYLKEFQQPFTDPDSNKSSTFPENPLFSVSEEEGQQLIDFGLFESPKDFIYGPVEQASPEKDLSLVPLKLEGNPVAVGDATGESKHDYPAIPAEENIIQHSDKKEIMASGSSIRNKVVKPPKTNLSSQLVKKDESKLDKQGKFPTTTIPRYLNLEPSLAMDWLEVSWDELHIKERVGAGSFGTVHRAEWHGSDVAVKVLTVQDFHDDQLKEFLREVAIMKRIRHPNVVLFMGAVTKRPHLSIVTEYLPRGSLYRLMHRPACGQMLDQRRRLRMALDVAKGLNYLHNLNPPILHWDLKSPNLLVDKNWTMKVCDFGLSRFKANSFISSKSVAGTPEWMAPEFLRGEPSNEKSDVYSFGVILWELVTLQQPWSGLNPAQVVGAVAFQNRRLTIPPNTSPELASLMESCWSDEPAQRLSFANIVESLKKLLKSLQSR